A window of Aeromicrobium sp. Root236 contains these coding sequences:
- the tilS gene encoding tRNA lysidine(34) synthetase TilS: protein MGGALDPAVATGRNLVRAALSDLGPGSRVVVGVSGGADSLALAAVTAFVADRATYELSALVVDHQLQDDSAKVAARAAVQLDGLGITAEVVAVDVGTAGGPEAAARRARYEALGRTGADAILLAHTLDDQAETVLLGLGRGSGPRSIAGMSLVDGVLRRPFLALRRADTERICRAYGLEWWTDPHNSDSAYRRSRLRADVMPLLEDVLGGGVAEALARTADQVRSDSAYLDDVAATVEYPLSVDTLRGLAPAVRSRVLRRGALDAGADGSALTAAHLLELDRLVTDWHGQVRIELPGGIACVREGDSLSYVRTPVGG, encoded by the coding sequence ATGGGCGGCGCACTCGACCCGGCGGTCGCGACGGGTCGCAACCTCGTCCGCGCCGCGCTGTCCGACCTCGGTCCCGGCAGCCGGGTCGTCGTCGGCGTCTCCGGCGGAGCCGACTCGCTGGCCCTCGCGGCGGTGACGGCATTCGTGGCCGACCGTGCGACGTACGAGCTGTCCGCCCTGGTCGTCGACCACCAGCTGCAGGACGACTCCGCGAAGGTCGCCGCACGAGCCGCCGTGCAGCTCGACGGCCTCGGGATCACCGCCGAGGTCGTCGCGGTCGACGTCGGGACGGCGGGCGGCCCGGAGGCGGCGGCGAGACGGGCCCGCTACGAGGCCCTTGGTCGCACCGGCGCCGACGCGATCCTGCTCGCCCACACGCTCGACGACCAGGCCGAGACGGTCCTGCTGGGGCTCGGCCGGGGATCCGGTCCCCGCTCGATCGCCGGCATGTCATTGGTGGACGGTGTGCTCCGCCGGCCGTTCCTCGCGCTCCGCCGGGCCGACACCGAACGGATCTGCCGGGCGTACGGGCTGGAGTGGTGGACCGACCCGCACAACAGCGACTCGGCCTATCGCCGCTCGCGGCTGCGTGCCGACGTGATGCCGTTGCTGGAGGACGTGCTCGGTGGGGGGGTCGCCGAGGCCCTCGCTCGTACGGCCGACCAGGTGCGAAGCGACTCCGCCTACCTCGACGATGTCGCAGCCACAGTCGAGTACCCACTCAGTGTCGACACCTTGCGTGGTCTCGCGCCGGCGGTGCGCTCGCGCGTGCTGCGTCGCGGGGCCCTCGACGCCGGCGCCGACGGGTCGGCGTTGACGGCCGCGCACCTCCTCGAGCTCGACCGCCTCGTCACCGACTGGCACGGCCAGGTGCGGATCGAGCTCCCGGGAGGGATCGCGTGCGTACGGGAGGGGGATTCCCTGTCGTACGTCAGGACGCCTGTGGGAGGCTGA
- the folE gene encoding GTP cyclohydrolase I FolE: MTVDRPRAEAAIRELLIAVGEDPDRDGLRDTPARVAKSYEELLAGLDQDPEEVLTAVFDVGHDELVLVKDIEMWSMCEHHLVPFFGVAHVGYIPTDGGRVTGLSKLARVVDVFARRPQVQERLTTQIADALIEHLNPRGVIVVIEAEHLCMTMRGVRKGGAKTITSAVRGQLRDPATRAEAMGLITAR; encoded by the coding sequence ATGACGGTTGACCGTCCGCGCGCCGAGGCGGCCATTCGCGAGCTGTTGATCGCGGTCGGCGAGGACCCGGACCGCGACGGTCTGCGGGACACGCCGGCGCGGGTCGCCAAGTCGTACGAGGAGCTGCTGGCCGGGCTCGACCAGGACCCCGAAGAGGTCCTGACGGCGGTCTTCGACGTCGGCCACGACGAGCTGGTCCTGGTCAAGGACATCGAGATGTGGTCGATGTGCGAGCACCACCTGGTGCCGTTCTTCGGCGTCGCCCACGTCGGCTACATCCCGACCGACGGCGGCCGGGTCACCGGGTTGTCCAAGCTCGCCCGCGTCGTCGACGTGTTCGCCCGCCGCCCGCAGGTGCAGGAGCGGCTCACGACCCAGATCGCCGACGCGCTCATCGAGCACCTCAACCCTCGCGGCGTCATCGTCGTGATCGAGGCCGAGCACCTGTGCATGACGATGCGCGGCGTCCGCAAGGGCGGGGCCAAGACGATCACGAGCGCCGTACGCGGCCAGCTGCGCGACCCGGCGACCAGGGCCGAGGCCATGGGCCTCATCACGGCGCGCTAG
- a CDS encoding zinc-dependent metalloprotease translates to MIDWKLALSTATKLSKPGPDLSAAEVAEAVAELREGAARSEGPVREFSDLHARSATAPVLVVDRPRWIEANLDTFKVMMDPVMAKLAASNKMPSGVGRVVGEKISGAELGALMSFMSTKVLGQFDPFWDGPNGEGGRLLLVAPNIVQAERQLDVDPHDFRLWVCLHEETHRVQFTAVDWMRAHMRSLLDEFVDATDLDSSALSSLVTDGLGEAIRIARGDSEASLADLFQNERQREIVDRLTGIMSLLEGHADVVMDGVGPEVIPTVAEIRRKFTQRRKGAGTFDRLLRRLLGLDAKMRQYRDGAEFVREVNAKVGLSGFNAVWAEPANLPTKSEILDPASWVTRVHG, encoded by the coding sequence ATGATCGATTGGAAGCTCGCGCTCTCGACGGCGACGAAGCTGTCGAAGCCCGGCCCCGACCTCTCGGCCGCCGAGGTGGCCGAGGCCGTGGCGGAGCTGCGCGAGGGCGCGGCTCGCTCCGAGGGCCCGGTCCGCGAGTTCAGCGACCTGCACGCCCGGTCGGCCACCGCGCCGGTGCTCGTGGTCGACCGGCCCCGCTGGATCGAGGCCAACCTCGACACGTTCAAGGTCATGATGGATCCCGTCATGGCCAAGCTCGCGGCCTCCAACAAGATGCCGTCGGGTGTCGGCCGCGTCGTGGGCGAGAAGATCAGCGGCGCCGAGCTCGGCGCCCTCATGTCGTTCATGTCGACCAAGGTGCTGGGCCAGTTCGACCCCTTCTGGGACGGGCCCAACGGCGAGGGCGGTCGGCTCCTGCTGGTCGCGCCCAACATCGTCCAGGCCGAGCGCCAGCTCGACGTCGACCCGCACGACTTCCGCCTGTGGGTGTGCCTGCACGAGGAGACGCACCGCGTGCAGTTCACCGCGGTCGACTGGATGCGCGCCCACATGCGCTCGCTGCTCGACGAGTTCGTCGACGCGACGGACCTCGACTCGTCAGCGCTCTCCTCCCTCGTGACCGACGGGCTCGGCGAGGCGATCCGCATCGCGCGCGGTGACTCCGAGGCGTCGCTCGCCGACCTGTTCCAGAACGAGCGGCAGCGGGAGATCGTCGACCGGCTCACCGGCATCATGTCGCTGCTCGAAGGTCACGCCGACGTCGTGATGGACGGTGTGGGTCCGGAGGTCATCCCGACCGTCGCCGAGATCCGCCGCAAGTTCACCCAGCGGCGCAAGGGCGCGGGTACGTTCGACCGGTTGCTGCGACGGTTGCTCGGCCTCGACGCCAAGATGCGCCAGTACCGCGACGGTGCCGAGTTCGTCCGCGAGGTCAACGCCAAGGTCGGGCTCTCCGGCTTCAACGCGGTGTGGGCGGAGCCGGCCAACCTGCCCACCAAGTCCGAGATCCTCGACCCGGCGTCGTGGGTCACCCGCGTGCACGGCTGA
- a CDS encoding nuclear transport factor 2 family protein, translating into MTDYLGAHRLFYDAVETGDVDLMASLWVDDADTSCVHPGALPLRGTAQVLRSWTVLMANVGYIQFFLTDVEVTTFPRGDAEPTTAVITCTENILSGEGLSSAEAFAGGKAVCTSILVKEPGGWKFWSRHASPIAELHIDDEDS; encoded by the coding sequence ATGACGGACTACCTGGGAGCTCACCGGCTGTTCTACGACGCGGTCGAGACCGGCGACGTCGACCTCATGGCCTCGCTGTGGGTCGACGATGCGGACACCTCGTGCGTGCACCCGGGCGCCCTCCCGCTCCGGGGCACCGCCCAGGTGCTGAGGTCTTGGACCGTGCTGATGGCCAACGTCGGCTACATCCAGTTCTTCCTCACCGACGTCGAGGTGACGACGTTCCCGCGCGGCGACGCCGAGCCGACCACGGCCGTGATCACGTGCACCGAGAACATCCTGTCGGGCGAGGGGCTGTCGTCGGCCGAGGCCTTCGCCGGGGGCAAGGCGGTGTGCACCAGTATCTTGGTCAAGGAACCGGGGGGCTGGAAGTTCTGGTCGCGCCACGCCTCCCCGATCGCCGAGCTGCACATCGATGACGAGGACTCCTGA
- the hpt gene encoding hypoxanthine phosphoribosyltransferase, which yields MDLTHVEDDLELDQTLFTEEQIVTRLKEMAADIERDYEGKDILLVGVLKGAVMVMADLARSLDRHVEMDWMAVSSYGSGTKSSGVVRILKDLDTDLQGRHVLIVEDIIDTGLTLSWLITNLRSRGPESVEIATLLRKPEAQQMDVEVKYVGFDIPNAFVVGYGLDYNEKYRNLRCIGTLSPHVYS from the coding sequence GTGGACCTGACGCATGTCGAAGACGACCTCGAGCTCGACCAGACCCTGTTCACCGAAGAGCAGATCGTGACCCGGCTCAAGGAGATGGCCGCGGACATCGAGCGCGACTACGAGGGCAAGGACATCCTGCTCGTCGGCGTGCTCAAGGGCGCGGTCATGGTCATGGCCGACCTGGCGCGCAGCCTCGACCGGCACGTCGAGATGGACTGGATGGCGGTGTCGTCCTACGGCTCGGGCACCAAGTCGTCCGGCGTCGTCCGGATCCTCAAGGACCTCGACACCGACCTGCAGGGCCGGCACGTGCTGATCGTCGAGGACATCATCGACACGGGCCTGACGCTGTCGTGGCTCATCACCAACCTCCGCTCACGCGGACCGGAGTCGGTCGAGATCGCGACGCTCCTGCGCAAGCCCGAGGCCCAGCAGATGGACGTCGAGGTCAAGTACGTCGGCTTCGACATCCCCAACGCCTTCGTGGTCGGCTACGGGCTCGACTACAACGAGAAGTACCGCAACCTGCGGTGCATCGGCACGCTGTCGCCGCACGTCTACTCGTAG
- a CDS encoding ATP-grasp fold amidoligase family protein has product MKILPVARLFRRDRRSAPPPPSPAPVVPLVGKPELPPDDLLVRPSFRAHSYARRRFYTIAHDKGVPASLNSMGKLEVGRLLQSHGIDVPEVLGVWDTIEEIPWDDLPDRVVLKSAHGHNSNGVLPLRRDPDGWRLVTRPDVESVDQLMERMRTPAERGVTAPPYFAEEFIGPDGSDGDLLPVEVKIYAFYGEVPLVLLRRVDRHWSATGMAFRVIDPVSGRDLSQTYSKKTIDPTLEPPERLQEAVEIGALVSRIARTAFMRSDIYMSGDRVVVGEVSPSPGGGQWFGEEVDLMLGEAWEQAEVRVWRDFMAAAPDAVLPARPESLPRYE; this is encoded by the coding sequence GTGAAAATTCTACCGGTAGCGCGGTTGTTCCGCCGCGACCGCCGGTCCGCACCACCACCGCCGAGCCCCGCGCCGGTCGTGCCACTCGTCGGCAAGCCCGAGCTGCCACCTGACGATCTGCTCGTCCGCCCGTCGTTCCGGGCACATTCGTACGCCCGTCGGCGCTTCTACACGATCGCGCACGACAAGGGCGTCCCCGCCTCGCTCAACTCGATGGGCAAGCTGGAGGTCGGCCGCCTGCTGCAGTCCCACGGCATCGACGTGCCGGAGGTCCTCGGCGTCTGGGACACGATCGAGGAGATCCCCTGGGATGACCTGCCGGACCGGGTCGTCCTGAAGTCGGCGCACGGCCACAACAGCAACGGTGTCCTCCCGCTCCGGCGGGACCCAGACGGCTGGCGCCTGGTGACCCGACCCGACGTCGAGTCCGTCGACCAGCTCATGGAACGCATGCGGACGCCCGCGGAGCGCGGCGTCACGGCGCCGCCGTACTTCGCCGAGGAGTTCATCGGTCCCGACGGCTCTGACGGCGACCTGCTGCCGGTCGAGGTCAAGATCTACGCGTTCTACGGCGAGGTGCCGCTGGTGCTGCTGCGCCGCGTCGACCGGCACTGGTCGGCGACGGGCATGGCGTTCCGCGTCATCGACCCTGTGTCGGGCCGCGACCTCTCCCAGACGTACAGCAAGAAGACGATCGACCCCACGCTCGAGCCCCCGGAGCGGCTGCAGGAGGCCGTCGAGATCGGCGCCCTGGTCTCGCGCATCGCCCGCACCGCGTTCATGCGCTCCGACATCTACATGTCGGGCGATCGCGTCGTGGTCGGCGAGGTGTCGCCGTCACCGGGCGGTGGTCAGTGGTTCGGCGAGGAGGTCGACCTGATGCTCGGCGAGGCCTGGGAGCAGGCCGAGGTGCGGGTGTGGCGCGACTTCATGGCCGCTGCTCCCGACGCCGTGCTGCCGGCTCGACCCGAGAGCCTGCCGCGCTACGAGTAG
- the ftsH gene encoding ATP-dependent zinc metalloprotease FtsH yields MNFKRLFKGPWLWIILITIAVIAIISLSSNADGYKSVKTATMVSYLDDGKVKDVTFVDGDQEIQATLDDGKKVKAKYLGDQGVRLVEQAEKAHADKKLKTFDVKVPKSNPVLSVLFSLLPIILIFLLIIYMMNNAAGGGGRVMQFAKSKAKLMTKDTPKTTFADVAGVTEAIEELGEIKEFLQEPAKFQAVGAKIPKGVLLYGPPGTGKTLLARAVAGEAGVPFYSISGSDFVEMFVGVGASRVRDLFEQAKENAPAIVFIDEIDAVGRHRGTGMGGGHDEREQTLNQLLVEMDGFDVRGGVILIAATNRPDVLDPALLRPGRFDRQIGVEAPDLAGRTQILKVHSRGKPIAPGVDLEAIGRRTPGFSGADLANVLNEAALLTARNNEKTITNTSLDEAIDRVISGPQKRSRLMNEDERRITAYHEGGHALVAAALPQSDPVHKITILPRGRALGYTMVLPDEDKYSQTRAELLDKLAYMMGGRAAEELVFHDPTTGAGNDIEKATGLARAMVTQYGMTERLGAVRLGENESQPFLGRDIGHARNYSEAVAAVVDEEINKLISYAHQEAFDILNENRDVLDALVTELLEKETLDKSQVAEIFKPLRRREVRPAWTGSETRVPSTRPPVATIPGKSYSGTNGTNGTPVVIGPDSGTDAPTPAAGDVHGDTELP; encoded by the coding sequence ATGAATTTCAAACGCCTCTTCAAGGGCCCTTGGCTCTGGATCATCCTGATCACGATCGCTGTCATCGCGATCATCAGCCTGTCCTCCAACGCTGACGGCTACAAGTCCGTCAAGACCGCCACGATGGTCAGCTATCTCGACGACGGCAAGGTCAAGGACGTCACGTTCGTCGACGGCGACCAGGAGATCCAGGCGACCCTCGACGACGGCAAGAAGGTCAAGGCCAAGTACCTCGGCGACCAGGGCGTACGCCTCGTGGAGCAGGCCGAGAAGGCCCACGCCGACAAGAAGCTCAAGACGTTCGACGTCAAGGTGCCCAAGTCCAACCCCGTGCTGTCGGTGCTGTTCAGCCTCCTGCCGATCATCCTGATCTTCCTGCTGATCATCTACATGATGAACAACGCCGCCGGCGGTGGCGGCCGGGTCATGCAGTTCGCCAAGTCCAAGGCCAAGCTCATGACCAAGGACACCCCCAAGACCACGTTCGCCGACGTCGCGGGTGTCACCGAGGCGATCGAGGAGCTCGGCGAGATCAAGGAGTTCCTCCAGGAGCCGGCCAAGTTCCAGGCGGTCGGCGCCAAGATCCCCAAGGGTGTGCTGCTCTACGGCCCGCCCGGCACCGGCAAGACGCTGCTCGCCCGCGCGGTCGCGGGTGAGGCGGGCGTCCCGTTCTACTCGATCTCCGGCTCCGACTTCGTCGAGATGTTCGTGGGTGTCGGCGCCAGCCGCGTCCGCGACCTGTTCGAGCAGGCCAAGGAGAACGCCCCGGCGATCGTCTTCATCGACGAGATCGACGCGGTCGGACGCCACCGCGGCACCGGCATGGGCGGCGGCCACGACGAGCGCGAGCAGACCCTCAACCAGCTGCTGGTCGAGATGGACGGCTTCGACGTACGCGGCGGCGTCATCCTGATCGCCGCGACCAACCGGCCCGACGTGCTCGACCCGGCGCTGCTGCGCCCGGGCCGCTTCGACCGGCAGATCGGCGTCGAGGCGCCCGACCTCGCCGGGCGTACGCAGATCCTCAAGGTGCACTCGCGTGGCAAGCCCATCGCGCCCGGCGTCGACCTCGAGGCGATCGGCCGACGCACCCCCGGCTTCAGCGGTGCCGACCTGGCCAACGTGCTCAACGAGGCCGCGCTGCTCACCGCCCGCAACAACGAGAAGACGATCACCAACACGTCCCTCGACGAGGCGATCGACCGCGTCATCTCCGGCCCGCAGAAGCGCAGCCGCCTGATGAACGAGGACGAGCGGCGCATCACGGCCTACCACGAGGGCGGCCACGCGCTCGTCGCCGCGGCCCTGCCGCAGAGCGACCCCGTCCACAAGATCACGATCCTGCCGCGCGGCCGGGCGCTGGGCTACACGATGGTGCTGCCCGACGAGGACAAGTACTCGCAGACGCGTGCCGAGCTGCTCGACAAGCTCGCCTACATGATGGGCGGCCGGGCGGCCGAGGAGCTCGTGTTCCACGACCCGACCACCGGTGCCGGCAACGACATCGAGAAGGCCACGGGCCTGGCTCGCGCCATGGTCACCCAGTACGGCATGACCGAGCGCCTCGGCGCCGTACGCCTCGGCGAGAACGAGTCGCAGCCGTTCCTGGGCCGCGACATCGGCCACGCGCGCAACTACTCCGAGGCCGTCGCCGCGGTCGTGGACGAGGAGATCAACAAGCTGATCTCCTACGCCCACCAGGAGGCGTTCGACATCCTCAACGAGAACCGCGACGTCCTCGACGCGCTGGTCACCGAGCTGCTCGAGAAGGAGACGCTCGACAAGTCGCAGGTCGCCGAGATCTTCAAGCCGCTCCGCCGGCGCGAGGTGCGCCCGGCCTGGACCGGTTCCGAGACCCGCGTGCCCTCGACGCGTCCGCCGGTCGCCACGATCCCGGGCAAGTCCTACAGCGGCACCAACGGCACCAACGGGACCCCGGTCGTGATCGGACCCGACAGCGGCACCGACGCCCCGACCCCCGCCGCCGGCGACGTGCACGGCGACACCGAGCTGCCATGA
- a CDS encoding sorbosone dehydrogenase family protein: MKRWCLAALVVALLSGPFTSASAATPRPALHVTVVRSGLSIPWDLAFLPDGSMLYTERSLKRLTLREPDGSERVLLSSPPGMWASGETGLMSVEVAADFATTHDIITCHGYKSGTTQDVRVVRWHLDATFSTATLKRTLVRGLPSTSGRHGGCALVKGSGNMLYIGTGDAATGRNPQNLYSGGGKVLRVDATTGGTLAGNPFRHSADMMTRKIYTYGHRNVQGLARRADGRIWSVEQGSYRDDEVNLLSNRGNYGWNPVPRTAGDPSYNEGANSPMTDHSLPGAQVYARWRSGATTKATSGATFVTSSGWGGWRGALAVTALKDSSLRLMRFSSSATLLETWIPAELDGTYGRLRGAVQGPDGALYVTTSNGTNDQILRVTAGP; the protein is encoded by the coding sequence ATGAAGCGCTGGTGTCTCGCGGCCCTCGTCGTCGCCCTGCTGTCCGGCCCATTCACGTCTGCCTCCGCAGCCACGCCCCGGCCGGCGCTCCACGTCACCGTGGTGAGGTCGGGACTCTCCATCCCATGGGACCTGGCGTTCCTGCCGGACGGGTCGATGCTCTACACCGAACGCTCCCTCAAGCGGCTGACCCTGCGTGAGCCCGACGGATCCGAGCGCGTCCTGCTCAGCTCGCCCCCGGGCATGTGGGCCTCCGGAGAGACCGGGCTGATGTCGGTCGAGGTCGCGGCCGACTTCGCCACGACGCACGACATCATCACGTGCCACGGCTACAAGTCCGGCACGACGCAGGACGTCCGCGTCGTCCGGTGGCACCTCGACGCCACGTTCTCGACCGCGACGCTCAAACGTACGCTCGTCCGCGGCCTGCCCTCGACGAGCGGCCGTCACGGCGGCTGCGCCTTGGTCAAGGGCTCGGGCAACATGCTCTACATCGGCACCGGCGACGCCGCGACGGGTCGCAACCCCCAGAACCTCTACTCCGGCGGCGGCAAAGTCCTGCGGGTCGATGCCACGACGGGTGGCACCCTCGCGGGCAACCCGTTCCGGCACAGCGCCGACATGATGACGCGCAAGATCTACACGTACGGGCACCGCAACGTGCAGGGCCTGGCGCGCCGGGCCGACGGCCGCATCTGGTCGGTCGAGCAGGGCAGCTACCGGGACGACGAGGTCAACCTGCTCAGCAACCGCGGCAACTACGGCTGGAATCCCGTGCCGCGCACCGCCGGCGACCCGTCGTACAACGAGGGCGCCAACTCGCCCATGACCGACCACAGCCTGCCCGGCGCCCAGGTCTACGCCCGCTGGCGCTCCGGCGCCACGACCAAGGCGACCAGCGGCGCCACGTTCGTCACCAGCAGTGGCTGGGGCGGCTGGCGCGGCGCCCTCGCGGTGACGGCGCTCAAGGACTCGTCGCTGCGGCTGATGCGGTTCAGCTCGTCCGCAACACTGCTCGAGACCTGGATCCCGGCCGAGCTCGACGGCACGTACGGCCGGCTGCGCGGTGCGGTGCAGGGGCCCGACGGCGCGCTCTACGTGACGACCTCGAACGGGACCAACGACCAGATCCTCAGGGTCACCGCCGGCCCCTGA
- the dacB gene encoding D-alanyl-D-alanine carboxypeptidase/D-alanyl-D-alanine-endopeptidase — MPSHGETRVSKPRGAIVIPALVLAIVVALGIALWSRGDLNGLICDGDCGPANVIPPRSLTSDTQPAERAPRLPKPGDVDPAKLKAAVRPALDATVLGPRVGFSAVAPANGTELVSSGAGAYVPASTTKVLTSFAALSLIDSQHRFTTRVVGSGDRIVLVGGGDPYLAVKRSKSGDPVIRADLTTLAARTAAALDKTGTTSVRVGFDASLFSGPDASPAWESTYVSQNIVTPVSALWADQGERNGVRAKDPAADAARTFVGLLEARGITVSGEPEPTKAATGATTLAAVQSATVARIVATLIRVSDNQAAEVMLRQLAIAADKPASFEGGTEAVADVLAKADIDTQGLVLTDGSGLSRRNRIAPLTLAQTVNVAASTPRTAQLVADLPISGFTGTLVDRFAKLTSSLGTVRAKTGTLTGVHSLAGYALDADGRPVVFAVMADRTSKVAPAEAQAALDKVAAAIAACRCGS; from the coding sequence GTGCCGTCTCACGGGGAAACCAGGGTCTCGAAGCCTCGCGGTGCGATCGTCATCCCAGCGCTGGTCCTCGCGATCGTCGTCGCCCTCGGCATCGCGCTGTGGTCCCGCGGCGACCTCAACGGCCTGATCTGTGACGGCGACTGCGGGCCGGCCAACGTCATCCCGCCCCGCTCGCTGACGTCCGACACGCAGCCCGCCGAGCGCGCGCCGCGGCTGCCGAAGCCCGGTGACGTCGATCCGGCCAAGCTCAAGGCCGCGGTCCGTCCCGCTCTCGACGCAACGGTCCTGGGACCCCGGGTCGGCTTCTCGGCGGTCGCCCCGGCCAACGGCACCGAGCTGGTGTCGTCGGGCGCCGGGGCGTACGTGCCGGCGTCGACGACCAAGGTGCTGACGAGCTTCGCCGCCTTGTCGCTGATCGACTCGCAGCACCGGTTCACGACGCGCGTCGTCGGCTCGGGCGACCGGATCGTGCTCGTCGGAGGCGGCGACCCCTACCTCGCGGTCAAGCGCTCGAAGTCCGGTGACCCGGTGATCCGCGCCGACCTGACGACCCTTGCCGCCCGCACGGCTGCCGCGCTCGACAAGACCGGGACGACCAGTGTCCGGGTCGGCTTCGACGCATCGCTGTTCAGCGGCCCGGACGCCAGCCCTGCGTGGGAGTCCACGTACGTCAGCCAGAACATCGTCACGCCGGTCAGCGCATTGTGGGCCGACCAGGGCGAGCGCAACGGCGTACGCGCGAAGGACCCCGCCGCGGATGCCGCGCGTACGTTCGTGGGTCTCCTCGAGGCGCGCGGGATCACGGTCAGCGGAGAGCCCGAGCCGACCAAGGCCGCAACCGGCGCCACGACCCTGGCCGCCGTCCAGAGCGCCACGGTCGCCCGCATCGTCGCCACGCTGATCCGGGTCAGCGACAACCAGGCGGCCGAGGTCATGCTCCGGCAGCTGGCGATCGCCGCTGACAAGCCGGCGTCGTTCGAGGGTGGCACGGAGGCGGTGGCCGACGTCCTCGCCAAGGCCGACATCGACACGCAAGGGCTCGTCCTCACCGATGGCAGCGGGCTCTCTCGCCGCAACCGGATCGCGCCGCTGACCCTGGCGCAGACCGTCAACGTCGCGGCCTCGACGCCTCGTACGGCCCAGCTCGTCGCGGACCTCCCGATCAGTGGGTTCACCGGCACCCTGGTCGACCGCTTCGCCAAGCTGACGTCGTCGCTCGGGACGGTGCGTGCCAAGACCGGGACGCTCACGGGGGTGCACTCGCTCGCGGGGTACGCCCTGGACGCCGACGGCCGACCGGTCGTGTTCGCCGTCATGGCCGATCGCACGAGCAAGGTCGCGCCGGCCGAGGCGCAGGCCGCCCTCGACAAGGTCGCTGCCGCGATCGCCGCCTGTCGGTGTGGTTCGTGA
- the folP gene encoding dihydropteroate synthase produces the protein MLPGLPEDRCLVMGVINVTPDSFSDGGKWLDAPTAVQHGIDLVRGGADLVDVGGESTRPGANRIDGDEELRRVIPVIEGLVAEGITVSVDTMRASTAEQALDAGAVLINDVSGGRADPEMMRLAARAHAPIVLMHWRAHSALMQHHTHYDDLVDDIVRELMVQLNAAVHAGVDPERIVLDPGLGFSKTGEQNWTVLAHLDAFVELRHPVLVAASRKRFLGELLATDADLRPTDGRDDATAAITTIAAQAGAWCVRVHEPAASADAVRVVARLQRELSPQVSEEAR, from the coding sequence ATGCTGCCCGGACTCCCCGAGGACCGCTGCCTCGTGATGGGCGTCATCAACGTCACGCCCGACTCGTTCTCCGACGGTGGCAAGTGGCTCGACGCGCCGACCGCGGTCCAGCACGGCATCGACCTCGTACGCGGTGGCGCGGACCTGGTCGACGTCGGCGGCGAGTCCACCCGGCCCGGTGCCAACCGCATCGACGGTGACGAGGAGCTCCGTCGGGTCATCCCCGTCATCGAGGGGCTCGTCGCCGAGGGCATCACGGTCTCGGTCGACACGATGCGGGCCTCGACGGCCGAGCAGGCGCTCGACGCCGGCGCGGTGCTGATCAACGACGTCTCGGGCGGCCGAGCCGATCCCGAGATGATGCGCCTCGCGGCGCGGGCACACGCGCCGATCGTCCTGATGCACTGGCGCGCGCACTCGGCGCTCATGCAGCACCACACGCACTACGACGACCTCGTCGACGACATCGTCCGTGAGCTGATGGTGCAGCTCAACGCCGCCGTGCACGCCGGGGTCGATCCGGAGCGGATCGTCCTCGACCCAGGCTTGGGCTTCTCCAAGACGGGCGAGCAGAACTGGACCGTGCTGGCGCACCTCGACGCGTTCGTGGAGCTGCGCCACCCCGTGCTGGTCGCCGCGTCGCGCAAGCGGTTCCTCGGTGAGCTGCTGGCCACCGATGCGGACCTGCGCCCGACCGACGGCCGCGACGACGCGACGGCGGCGATCACCACGATCGCCGCGCAGGCCGGCGCCTGGTGCGTACGCGTGCACGAGCCGGCGGCCTCCGCCGATGCCGTACGCGTGGTGGCCCGGCTGCAACGAGAGCTGTCTCCGCAGGTCTCGGAGGAAGCTCGATGA
- a CDS encoding inorganic diphosphatase produces the protein MIFDVTVEIPKGSRNKYEVDHATHRIRLDRTLFTATQYPADYGFIDDTLGLDSDPLDALVLLSEPTFPGCVISCRTIGMFRMTDEAGGDDKVLCVPAKDPRQEHLRDIHHVPEFDRLEIEHFFTVYKDLEPGKSVEGSTWTGRVEAEAEIQASYDRFKANGGY, from the coding sequence GTGATTTTCGACGTCACCGTGGAGATCCCCAAGGGCAGCCGCAACAAGTACGAGGTCGACCACGCGACGCATCGCATCCGCCTCGACCGCACGCTGTTCACCGCTACGCAGTACCCGGCTGACTACGGCTTCATCGACGACACGCTCGGCCTCGACAGCGATCCGCTCGACGCCCTCGTGCTGCTGTCGGAGCCGACGTTCCCCGGCTGCGTCATCTCGTGCCGCACGATCGGCATGTTCCGCATGACCGACGAGGCCGGCGGTGACGACAAGGTCCTGTGCGTGCCGGCCAAGGATCCGCGCCAGGAGCACCTGCGCGACATCCACCACGTGCCCGAGTTCGACCGGCTCGAGATCGAGCACTTCTTCACGGTCTACAAGGACCTCGAGCCGGGCAAGTCGGTCGAGGGCTCCACGTGGACCGGCCGGGTCGAGGCCGAGGCCGAGATCCAGGCGAGCTACGACCGCTTCAAGGCCAACGGCGGCTACTGA